ttatcgaaatcggatgcaaaatcaagaaagttatggcattttaaagtttttgcttaatttcacataatagtaatttatgcacatcccggtcagtatgcaaatgacggaactgatgacatcactcactttttcttttgtattttattatataaaatattcgaattttctcctcattgtcctgtgaaccaaagttttctttctccctgaacatgtggaattcccaATGTTTAACATTAAATGGTTGAATAAAGTTGGtcctttattttcatatctgtaaaattgaaatgtataattcaaacaatgaaaaacaaaagaaatagtgagttaggAACATCATTGATTCTCCCATTTCCATGTGCATATAAACATTTTGTTAATAAGCGAAAAGTTAAAAcgccataacttccttatttttatatcctattttgatgaaattttcagtattattcttgtctgatttttctattttctattgattcaaatcaacatttttttctgaggtgggcTTGACTTTTAACATCGTTTTGAATTTAAGATGAATACAATGTGAGGCTTTGAGGATTGTTTTTATCCGCGATCGAGTTCTACTCTGCCATGATCGGTCGAGAGTCAATTTCTTTGGTACAGCATGTGTCACCCAAAGGGGTAAACGATCTACTCACGCGTGAATTATTAATCTATTTCATTCTATCTCTTTACGACTCAGTGAACAGCTTGTCACTGAAagtttcttattctttatcagatcATTATtcttaaagaaatattgaggACAGTGCATGGCGCAATgaggcaaacaaaattatggtgGCAAGATAGGGAAGGGTTCTGAAAAGATGCGAGCTATaaaagcgagcgagcaaaattttcacATTTGACACTAAAGCAATCATTAAACAAAATCGACATGAcattgagaaaaataataatatttcacCGTTACTCTTTCGCTTCCCATTTCTTCcaattttctcccttttccatGGTCGtgtatatatactgtatatacattttttttttttttttttttgggggggggggttcatggtGCCAAGCCCCATATCTGTAAGCCATTAAATCGGGAGatgttttgataaaatatataacacatcttgttgatatttatttacaatatttatactatgcaactattattattttgttataattatgtattacctttgttgtatatatgtattttgtaattctgataCTGAtctgaatgcagaaataaataagataaaatcaaatcaaataataacaataataaatagaaatatGGAACATTTGTAGGGGATGGGATACAGAGAGGGGGCGAAATGGGGGTATCGAGGACGTCTCTCAATATTTTGTTCTTATATTTTGATGTGTTTACTCGTGACAAAAGTATGTAACTCGTGCAGTTCCATTGTATTAGCTTTTCTGctgaatatgaaataaacacaTATTTGGATTGGAAAATTTTAATCTGGATGGGTTGGAGAGGGGGAAGGGTGGAGAAAggggagagacagacagacagacagacagactggCGAACAGTCACTCAGTCAGTCAGgcacacatatacatatatatatagagagagagagagagaaagacagatagacagacagacagacaaacaaagagagagagggagatatataatataatgtatggggagggggagagagggagagtagtttgaggagagtaggagggggggggggttgaaagtggtatatatttctataattcATGCAGGCCATCAACTCAGGCACCACCTCTGTCTCCAGGGAGCCAATTACaacattattcatttattgtcattttttaatgCCTGAGTCATCTGAATACGAGTTTGGAAGTGGCCCCTTAAATAGTAGCAAGCAGCAAATATGAAGTAAAATGCGAGTGAGCACAGCATCAGAGCTCAGGTGAATGATTATTCCGGAGAATTATAATAAGAAGCTCTCCACTCTCCAGTACTATAGATGGGGCGGCgccagtgtatttttttttttttttggggggggcatatCATGTTTATACACAATTGTTTTGATAACATGGATGATACATAATCTAACGATGAATATTTTGCGTTTATGTACTCTTTTCCCTaactctttcttcctcttcattCTTCGTTTTCTATTTTTCTCAACTTCTTGAAAAATCATGGGGAAACAAAGtaaacttggcaaatcaaagaGAAGGATGTCGTTAAAAAGAACGTTTCATCACAACATGGTAGGCCTGATAATTGCGACAAATAAGTAAACAATTTTAGAGAAAGAATACACATTGTGATCTAACCCTCagataaattttctttttattgtgtttttttcatgCAGTATCTTACATTTGGATAGGACATCCGTCGTTCACTGCAGTCAAGAATGTATCAGAGGCCACAATGAAAACACTGTATGCCGCAccaggtgatgatgatgacaatgatggtgataatgatgatgatgatgctgatgatgatagtgataatgatgatgatgatgatgatggtcgtgttggtggtggtggtggtaatgacgACTATAATGATGTTGGTGTGTGCATGGTGGTGGTGGCCCGGGGGTGGTGGTGATAAATGATGTTGactatgatgatggtggtgatgatgataatggtggtggtggtggtgtgccGGTGGtggtgatactgatgatgacgatgatgatggtgataaagatgatgatgatgatgatggtggtggtggtggtggtgatgacgacgtCGATGaatatggtggtggtgatggcgacgacgacgacgatgatggtggtgatgatgtttataatgatgatgacgatattcAATTATCGTGATTTGTTTAATAAAGAGGCGCATACACTTCTCTTATGCGAACAAGTTAGCTTTTAAAAAACATActttcaaataaattgaaatggttTGAAAACATAGGGGAAATATGTCTTTAATATCTGCTCATGAAAAGAATGTAATCTACACAATGAAGAAGGATTTTATATGCCTAAAAGAGGAGAATGTGTTAAACTTTAGAAGGGAACTTGGTGTAATAATCGTGGGTCATTTCCTCATATAATCTCACCCACGCAGGCTTCTGCGTCTCTCCATTACCCCCTTCCATCATAAGGCATAATTCATCGTCGTCACGACCGCAGTCGTCTATTATTCATGGCAGTCATCGGAACTTCAATTCCCTGGTCGACCGCGGCCTCGTCGCGGCGATGCGCATTCAAGGGATCTTGATGAGATTCGTGCGTATGCATCGCATCGCTCGCTCGTTAGTCCCCCCGAATGTACCAATGTTGTCAATATTCAAAACCGCATAGAGCAGCAATATAATTAATGTATTTTGCAAATACGGGAGAAAGTGAACATAACATATGCAATGCACGAAATAATAGACTTGGGAGTGGgtggatgatggtggtggttgagctcatggggggggggggaggggtagatAAAGGTGATTTGGCGCTCAGACATGGCTGCCATTTTAATGACCATATCAGggaatatttttattctccccaagggagattatgattatgattgcAGGCGGATCTGGGTAAACATACtgcaatgtaggcctactgatAGGGAATTGGGGAAATGTCTTTAACTGTTCGTGACTTCACATTTTGTCTATGAAATGGTGTTCATTTACAAGATGTGCTTCTCAAAAAATTGCATCTATATAagaatgataaatgatgattataaaaaaactCAAGTCctaaaaataaattactttAATGATGGCCATATAGTTGTTCCgtcatttcatttgaaaacaGCTAACAATGTATAGTGAGATTAATCTGCCGtaattttcttttgtcttttatctTCTTCATTCTGCTCTCTGCATTTCtcacatttttcatttgatgGCCGCCCTTTTGCGATTTATCACTCTGTTCTCGATCTTCCCCCTTTCAACCTCATTCCCACCCCCACCCTTTGACCCCTTTCCttctccctccttccttcccttctcattatttgtttctttctttctttcctttctttctcattctttctttctttccttccttcctttctcattatttgtttctttctttccttccttcctttctcattctttgtttctttctttctttccttccttcctttctcattatttgtttctttctttccttcctttctcattctttgtttctttctttccttccttccttccttcctttctcattatttgtttttctttcgttccttcctttctcattctttgtttctttctttctttccttccttccttccttcctttctttctttctttctttctctatcccTTCTTCCCTCTCGTCACTTTTTCTCAtcatctatctctctctcccaaTGTCTCCCCTCACTCCCTTTCCCACCCCATGCATGTTCCCCTCTCTTTCCCCTCCTTCCATTTCTCTCATTCTTCCCCTCTCCTTCTCTCTATAGATGATCCGGGATGCTTCAATATTCGAGCATCTCTTCCAGAGCCCAGTGAGCCACCGAAAGACATCAGCTCAGCCGTGTTACGTAAATATCagtattctttcattttttgtaatgaaattcaCTCCCTTCTGGTACAGCCCCCctgttttgatatttcattaaaggTTATATGTAATTGAAATCATTGTTAAAAATTAACAATAACAATAGTCGacagttatatatatatatatgtgtgtgtgtgtgtttgggggttatttacatttttcttaaaagagaaaatgttcaatgtaaaatatataatttatattttccttATAAGACATTACTTCCATTACTTCGTTAATcattatgttttcatgtttGTTATTAAAGGCTGAAAATGATACTATTTGTATACAATTTGATACTGAAATGtggaaattaatgaaatgaaatcaaactcTATAGAAAATCATTATAGATTACATAAACaatattattgtaaaaatagacaaacaaattgattttttctatTCTCTTTTTGTTCATTTGATCACAATCAGAAAATATAAGTTTTGGAAGAAGGGGTATAGGATTGGGACGCCGTAAaaacacacaacaaacaaaATTTCGAGAGGATTTATTACCCAACTTACGAAATTACTTTCCCCCATCTTGTCCCGAAGATGAATTGCTTTGTCTTTGACTTCTTCCCTCGACTATTATGCATTCTGATTCAACTCCCCGGCCCAACCATAATTTCTCCACGCGAGACATGATAAATAAATGTTGGCGTTGCTTACCACATAGGTCATTATAAATCATCTAGTTGAATCTGTTGCGACAATGACGTCAAGCCAATGCATACTAGATTAAAATGGAGTTAACAGGCTGACTTAATCTATACTCCGTTACATGAAATTTAAGAGAGGGCATAAACTTGAATCAAATTAGGGGAACGATTAGGTGGTTGGCTGGTCAGTTGCACAACTTGAGATCGAAATACATCCTCAGTTTTCGCCCAATGCTCATGAGTATGGTTTTCACATTGGTCTTCAGGTCTAGGGGTGAAGTTGCACAAGACACATATTGGGACACATATTTTCGAATATGTCGGTTACTGCGTTATCGTACAAAGCATATTATGTCAATAAATAAGAAGAAACCCTTGCAGATCGAACTACTTTTTTCACTAGCGCTTGTTGATCGAATTTCTCACAATAGTCTTTGTGATGGGATCCATGGGGTGTAAGTCACCTTCAAGTCTAGAAATTCTAAAAATTCAAGAATTTGATTACAAAGAAGTCCATACATCAATTGTCAATCACTATCATGATGATCGGTGAACTTGTGAAATATCATGAAATCTATTTCATGTGAGTTTTTTTCGGAGGGGCATATTATCAATAGATTTGCGTGTAATTCAGTAATGTACAtgttatatattctttttaatagtaattcaataaaactttgtttgTTACATACTGCTTTTGCAAGGTACATGTAAtctaatttacatgtatatgaatcgAAGAGAACGAGCAGATCAAAACAAGAAATAattctaatcaaatcaaatattattaCTGTTATAGGCCTGTTTACACAAAACATATATGACATATACAAAGCCGATGCATGCTAGTTACTAATCGATTCGTAATTTTGAGGGACCAATTTGTACAAACGTTATGCTCCTTTGACTCTCTACGTTATACCGGGCGTTATACTAATTTTGAATCGTacttgtataaataaagaacaCTTTCATGTTTTCTCCCCAATTTGCAGAACACGTGGTGAAGGTGCTGCCGCTACCTATATGTAGTTTTCTGCTTCTTGTGATTACGTCATCGCTTAGTACAATGGGTCTATTCTTCCCACAGCGTCGGTGCTTCATGTTTCTCACTGGAGCGGGTCACATCCTCGCAGGTAAAGACAGGGGACTCCCCGAAACAAAATGAACGGGGATTCCCCTGATTGGCGCATGCGCACACTCTTCCGGGTGTGGCTAATTTTACGTCCAAATAACAGAAACGTGTGGATTGTGGAAGGAAGAgggcaggaggggggggggggagtggagGGAGTGGTATTTCGTTACTCAGGAGATGGGTAATGTCTTTAATTCTCTTTTGGGGGGCTAGATGTAATTTATTCAACCGTGCTTCAAACGTTTCCTCTTTGTTTATCCTCTATCATCACTATATGCACAGCTAGCTTATTATTTACTTTATTCCAATGGGAATTGAACATCTTACAGTCCTATAGGTATAGGAATTCAATTATAACAAAATGATATCGAAAGTTAATGCGTTCTTCTGCCAATCAAGTATTTATTGTAGGAAAATTGAAGTATTTTCCTGACGAAGATATTTCACGCCAAAAATTTTAGTAATTCATAAACACTTGACCTGTTTGGCAGAAAACGCATTAATTTTCGGAATCATTTTGTTATGCATGAGGCCTTTCTTGATAAAGAGTGTTTGTTCGAGAAAATTCTATGGTAtcatatttatacattttttggCAACTTTTGTTTGTTTAGTTTATACCATTTTTATTTGTTCTATATTGTGTGTTTTGGTATAGGATTGTGTTCCTTGACGGGTCTCATCCGTTACATCATCGCTGTCAACGACGCGGTGATCGAGAAGCATCCCGTATCACCCGACAAGCTTTTCATGCACACATACGGCATCTCCTTCGTGCTCGCCGTCCTCGCCTTCTTCCTCATCAACTCGACGGGCGTTGCCAGTCTCTATCTCTACATCCGTCTCGAAAAGATGGCGGTCCGGAGCGAGCAGGATCGATATCGCCATCAGTTTACCATGAGCTCCTGCGTCACCAGCTCGCCCGACATCGAAATCACCGCACACGACGTCGAGGGGGAGAACGATGTCGTGGATGCGAGTGGCCGATGTGGTGGTGGCGGTCGTGTTGTTGATGACAGGACGAATGAGGGGAATCCCCTACGACCACGCCCAGAGGGGATCGATAGCGATTTACATATCGATAGTCAGCAGAGACATTACGTTAGTTACAGTGATAATGAACCAGTTAGTCAACCAACTTCGATAGAATTATAAAAGAAGATGTTTTAAAAAACATCACATAAATTACCAATATAGTCTTTATGGTAGCAAGACGTTGATCATCGCTCAAATATCATGtcaattattcaaaattatctATAACGAACGcgaatttcaaataatattgaatattcaatCTTTTGTTTCAATATCTGTTTCGAATTGTAATTGATCTTTCTGCATTTgaatatgtaggggaaggcggggtaagttgagcataggggcaagttgagccaccagccccaggccaataatgaatgagtcagacattgtggtggtgtcatgtattgatgacccatagcataacccctaaccccaccacattattttcaactttgaaacaaaaagtagttttttagagggaaaaatatgaatttcagccaaaaaagtaaaaaagagtgtgaaatagataagtgctttataaacacacacgtctttaaatgtaataaagacatgataacaacattattagtccaggtatggatcttcattctt
This genomic window from Lytechinus variegatus isolate NC3 chromosome 10, Lvar_3.0, whole genome shotgun sequence contains:
- the LOC121423080 gene encoding uncharacterized protein LOC121423080; translation: MKYKNLTLLGLTIWAVAGSYVTLFLVGIANFTNQWIFTKEIIDRDFSNGTLRVTVKLHSGLLEFCRDKVSYIWIGHPSFTAVKNVSEATMKTLYAAPDDPGCFNIRASLPEPSEPPKDISSAVLQHVVKVLPLPICSFLLLVITSSLSTMGLFFPQRRCFMFLTGAGHILAGLCSLTGLIRYIIAVNDAVIEKHPVSPDKLFMHTYGISFVLAVLAFFLINSTGVASLYLYIRLEKMAVRSEQDRYRHQFTMSSCVTSSPDIEITAHDVEGENDVVDASGRCGGGGRVVDDRTNEGNPLRPRPEGIDSDLHIDSQQRHYVSYSDNEPVSQPTSIEL